In a single window of the Scyliorhinus torazame isolate Kashiwa2021f chromosome 2, sScyTor2.1, whole genome shotgun sequence genome:
- the eif5 gene encoding eukaryotic translation initiation factor 5 isoform X1 produces MAVNVNRSVSDQFYRYKMPRLIAKVEGKGNGIKTVIVNMVDVAKALNRPPTYPTKFFGCELGAQTQFDSKNDRYIVNGSHEANKLQDMLDGFIRKFVLCNECDNPETDLHVNPKKQTIGISCKACGYRGMLDTRHKLCTFILKNPPENGDGGSAKKEKEKRNKKGKDKENGSVSNSESSTHNEFDAPDAVDGEDDDEDWCEETTEEAQRRRMGEISEHAKNLTLSDDLGKTLEERVNLFYNFVKQKKEEGIIDSADKDLRSEAERLDVIAMGPLILSELLFDENIREQIKKYKRHFLRFCHGNKKAQKYLLGGFECLVKMHRDQLLPKVPHVLKELYDADLLEEEVILAWAEKVSKKYVPKELAKEIHAKADPFIKWLKEAEEESEEEEDEEDDADKDVEVVYDSSARELKVETVKPIKTREEDIDIDAI; encoded by the exons ATGGCTGTCAACGTCAACCGCAGTGTTTCTGACCAATTCTATCGGTACAAAATGCCCCGTCTGATTGCTAAG GTCGAGGGCAAAGGGAATGGAATAAAGACAGTAATAGTCAACATGGTTGATGTTGCCAAGGCGCTTAATCGGCCTCCAACGT ATCCCACCAAGTTTTTTGGTTGTGAGCTGGGAGCTCAGACCCAGTTTGATTCAAAGAATGACCGTTATATTGTGAATGGATCTCATGAGGCGAATAAGCTACAAGACATGCTGGATGGATTCATTAGGAAATTTGTCCTTTGTAATGAGTGTGATAATCCTGAAACTGACCTG CATGTCAATCCAAAGAAACAAACCATTGGTATTTCCTGTAAAGCCTGTGGATACAGAGGCATGCTTGACACGCGTCACAAGCTCTGCACATTCATTCTTAAAAATCCACCTG AAAATGGAGATGGTGGTTCAGCcaagaaagaaaaggaaaagagAAATAAGAAGGGCAAAGACAAGGAGAATGGATCAGTATCTAATTCAGAATCATCCACCCACAATGAGTTTGATGCTCCAGATGCAGTG GATGGTGAAGATGATGATGAAGACTGGTGTGAAGAAACCACAGAGGAAGCCCAGCGGCGTCGAATGGGTGAAATTAGTGAGCATGCCAAAAATTTGACACTTAGCGATGACCTGGGGAAAACCTTGGAGGAAAGAGTCAACTTATTCTACAACTTTGTCAAG CAAAAGAAGGAAGAGGGCATTATTGACTCTGCTGATAAAGACCTTCGATCAGAAGCTGAAAGGCTGGATGTAATAGCTATGGGTCCCCTCATATTGAGTGAACTGCTTTTTGATGAGAACATAAGAGAGCAGATCAAGAAATATAAACGACACTTCTTACGT TTCTGCCATGGTAATAAGAAGGCTCAGAAGTATTTACTTGGTGGCTTTGAGTGTCTGGTGAAAATGCATCGGGATCAACTCCTGCCCAAAGTTCCACATGTCCTGAAGGAGCTGTATGATGCTGACCTCTTGGAGGAAGAGGTCATCCTCGCTTGGGCTGAAAAA GTATCTAAGAAGTATGTCCCAAAGGAACTTGCCAAAGAGATCCATGCAAAGGCAGATCCATTCATTAAGTGGTTAAAAGAGGCTGAAGAGGAATCTGAAGAAGAGGAAGATGAGGAAGATGATGCAGATAAGGATGTGGAG GTGGTTTACGACAGCTCTGCAAGAGAACTAAAAGTGGAAACTGTGAAACCCATTAAAACAAGAGAAGAAGATATAGATATTGATGCTATTTGA
- the eif5 gene encoding eukaryotic translation initiation factor 5 isoform X2 produces the protein MVDVAKALNRPPTYPTKFFGCELGAQTQFDSKNDRYIVNGSHEANKLQDMLDGFIRKFVLCNECDNPETDLHVNPKKQTIGISCKACGYRGMLDTRHKLCTFILKNPPENGDGGSAKKEKEKRNKKGKDKENGSVSNSESSTHNEFDAPDAVDGEDDDEDWCEETTEEAQRRRMGEISEHAKNLTLSDDLGKTLEERVNLFYNFVKQKKEEGIIDSADKDLRSEAERLDVIAMGPLILSELLFDENIREQIKKYKRHFLRFCHGNKKAQKYLLGGFECLVKMHRDQLLPKVPHVLKELYDADLLEEEVILAWAEKVSKKYVPKELAKEIHAKADPFIKWLKEAEEESEEEEDEEDDADKDVEVVYDSSARELKVETVKPIKTREEDIDIDAI, from the exons ATGGTTGATGTTGCCAAGGCGCTTAATCGGCCTCCAACGT ATCCCACCAAGTTTTTTGGTTGTGAGCTGGGAGCTCAGACCCAGTTTGATTCAAAGAATGACCGTTATATTGTGAATGGATCTCATGAGGCGAATAAGCTACAAGACATGCTGGATGGATTCATTAGGAAATTTGTCCTTTGTAATGAGTGTGATAATCCTGAAACTGACCTG CATGTCAATCCAAAGAAACAAACCATTGGTATTTCCTGTAAAGCCTGTGGATACAGAGGCATGCTTGACACGCGTCACAAGCTCTGCACATTCATTCTTAAAAATCCACCTG AAAATGGAGATGGTGGTTCAGCcaagaaagaaaaggaaaagagAAATAAGAAGGGCAAAGACAAGGAGAATGGATCAGTATCTAATTCAGAATCATCCACCCACAATGAGTTTGATGCTCCAGATGCAGTG GATGGTGAAGATGATGATGAAGACTGGTGTGAAGAAACCACAGAGGAAGCCCAGCGGCGTCGAATGGGTGAAATTAGTGAGCATGCCAAAAATTTGACACTTAGCGATGACCTGGGGAAAACCTTGGAGGAAAGAGTCAACTTATTCTACAACTTTGTCAAG CAAAAGAAGGAAGAGGGCATTATTGACTCTGCTGATAAAGACCTTCGATCAGAAGCTGAAAGGCTGGATGTAATAGCTATGGGTCCCCTCATATTGAGTGAACTGCTTTTTGATGAGAACATAAGAGAGCAGATCAAGAAATATAAACGACACTTCTTACGT TTCTGCCATGGTAATAAGAAGGCTCAGAAGTATTTACTTGGTGGCTTTGAGTGTCTGGTGAAAATGCATCGGGATCAACTCCTGCCCAAAGTTCCACATGTCCTGAAGGAGCTGTATGATGCTGACCTCTTGGAGGAAGAGGTCATCCTCGCTTGGGCTGAAAAA GTATCTAAGAAGTATGTCCCAAAGGAACTTGCCAAAGAGATCCATGCAAAGGCAGATCCATTCATTAAGTGGTTAAAAGAGGCTGAAGAGGAATCTGAAGAAGAGGAAGATGAGGAAGATGATGCAGATAAGGATGTGGAG GTGGTTTACGACAGCTCTGCAAGAGAACTAAAAGTGGAAACTGTGAAACCCATTAAAACAAGAGAAGAAGATATAGATATTGATGCTATTTGA